In Streptomyces liangshanensis, the DNA window CGGGCTGTGACCGACGGGCGCAGCCGCCCCGCACCCCGGCCGCCCGAGGGCACTCCGCCTCCGGCGGAGCTGGCCCGCCAGGCGAGGGCCGTCCTCGCCGACGCCGTACGGATCGCCCGCTGGGCGGCCGTCGACCGCGACCCCGGAGCGGGGCATCTCGCCGCGCACACCCAGGAACGGGCCTCGGCCGCGCTGGAGTTGACGGCGGAACAGGTCCGCGCGAGCTGGGACCGCGCCCGGCTGGCCGGACTGGTCGAGCTGCACGGCGGGACCGTGCGCCCCGGCTGGCGGCTCCAGGCCTGGGACCGCGACGACAGCGCTGTCCTGCGCGGCTGGGTGGCGCTCTTCGACGCCTGGTCGCTCGTCCACCCCGCCCCCGAGGACGTCGCCCCCGCGACCGTCGCCGAGGTCGTCGAGGCCGTCCCGCAGGTGCTCTCCCTGCTCCAGCTCTCCGCGGGACCCGTGACCGCGCCGGCGCTGCTGGACCTGCTCCAGCAGCGCGTGGCCGAACTCCACGAGGAGCGCTGCGAGGTACCGGAGGTGGCGTACGGCCCCGAGGGCGCCGAGGCTCCGGACGTCCCCGGTGCCTCCGACGTCTCCGACGTCTCCGACGAGGAACTGCTGCCGCCGCTCCTCGACTGGGCCCTGGAGGGCCTGGCCGCCGTCGGCGCGCTGACGCTGGGCAAGGGCCAGGCGACCCTCACCCCCCTCGGCAACTGGGCGGTGTGGGTCAAGCTGGAGCAGATCTGCGTCGCCGCGCAGAGCCCCGCCGGCAACATCGAGCAGAACGCCCAGGACATGCTGCGCGGTTGCGCCCGGCTCACCCCGGGTCCCGCACGGGCCGAGTACCGGGCCTGGCTCGCCGCGCGCACCGTCGGGAGCGCCATCACCGAACTGCTCGCCGTCGCGCGCGGGGAGGACGCGCTGCTGCGCGGCCTCGCCTTCGAGGCGCTGCGGGTCGTCGGAGCGCCCGCCGAGCCGTCGGTGCGGGCCGCCGTGAACGACACGTCCCTGCGGCCGTACGCGCTCCTGTGGCTCGCCGAGTACGAGGGCGCCGACCCCGACGACGCCGCCGACGTCCTGACCCGTGAGGAGTCGACCTGGCTCTGGGTGGACACCGCCGCGGCCGTCGCCGACCACGGCGAGACCGACCTGCTCGTCCGGCACCTGGAGTCCGCCGTGCAGGGCACGGTGCCCGCCCTGCTCAGGGAGGTCAGGGCCATCGGCCATCCCCGTACGGTCCAGGTCCTGGTCGCCCTCGCCGCCGCGCACCCCGACCCGGCCCTCGCCAAGGCCGTGCGCCGGGCCGCGTTCCAGGTCCACACCGGAGGCGCCTGAACGGCGCCCCTCCCGGCATCCCCGCCCGTCCGGCGGGGCGCCCCGGCTCAGCCGGCCGGGGCGGCGCTGGGGGAGTACGTCCCGAAGCTCCATACGTTCCCCTCCGCGTCGCGTGCCAGGTAGTCCCGGGACCCGTAGTCCTGGTCGGTGGGCGGCATCAGGATCTCCACGCCGTGCTCCACGGCCCGGGCGTGGTGCGCGTCCACGTCCTCGATCACCACGTAGATCCCCACCGGCCCCGAATCCGCCAGCGCCCGCGCGAAGACGCCCTCCCGGCCCCGGGAACCCAGCATCACCATTCCGTTGCCACAGGCCAGTTCCGCGTGGAGCACGGTGCCGTCCTCGCCCTCGTACACCCGCACCTCGGTGAAGCCGAAGCCCTCCGTCAGGGTCCGCAGGGCGGCCTTCGCGTCCTTGTACAGGACGGTCGGGAAGATGCTCGGGTCGCCGGCCATGCCGATCACTCCTTCGTACGGGCGCGCTCGTACGGACACGCTGTCGAATGTGACGTGGATCTCAGTCTGGCACCCGGCACTGACAACGCCCCCCGACCGCCCGGCGACACGGCGGCCGGCCGACGGCGCCGGGGCCGTACCCGGCTGTTGACTGGGGCGGTGACCGCTCCGACCGGCGGGCGTCTCGCGCTCGCCTTCCTCCCGGCCCTCCTCGCCCTCCCCCTCGTGACCGCCGCCCACCACGCCCGCCCCGCGCCCTTCGGCGACCACCTGCGGACGTACCGCACCGCCCCCGGAGCCCTTGTCGGCCCGGAACCCGTCCCGCGCGCCGCGGCCGCCCGCGTGGAGGCACGCGACCCGCGCACCGGCGCCCTGCGCTGGACCCACGGACGCGACGGCAGCCGGCCCGTGGCCCTCGCCGCGGTCCCCGGCCACGTCTTCGCGCTCTGGAGCGACGGCCTGGTCACCGACACCGAGCGCGCGGCGGGCACGTCCGTCCGCTGGCACCGCGCCGTCCCCGACCTGACCACCCCCGGAGCCCTGCTGCCCCTCGGCGCCGGGGACCGGATGCTCGCCGTCGTGACCCCCCGCCGCATCGCCGCCTACCGCACCGCCGACGGCGACCTGCGCTGGGTGCTGCCCGCCGCCGAGGGCTGCGCCTTCGCCCCCGGCCGCCAGGCCCGTACCCGGGGCGTGCTGCTGGTCGCGCAGCCCTGCCGCGCGGGCGGCCCGTGGACCACCGGGGTGATCGCCGTGGACGCCCTGGGGCGGATCACCCCGGGCCGCACCCCGCTCGCCAACGAACCCCGGCCAGACAAAGCAGTTGCGGCGCCCCGCTAGACTGGGGGCTATGGCACTTCTCCTTGTGCATTAGCCGGCGTCGAAGACTCTCCTCCGCCTGCCCTCTTCCGCCGTCCATACCGCCTTGGAGTCTTTCCGTGATCACCGCAACCGGCGTAGAACTGCGCGCCGGCGCCCGCGTCCTCATCGAGTCCGCCTCGTTCCGCATCGCCAAGGGGGACCGCATCGGTCTCGTCGGGCGCAACGGCGCGGGCAAGACGACCCTCACCAAGTGCCTCGCCGGCGAGGGGATCCCGGCCGCCGGGACCATCACCCGCTCCGGCGAGGTCGGCTACCTCCCGCAGGACCCGCGCACCGGCGACCTCGACGTCCTCGCCCGCGACCGTGTCCTGTCCGCCCGTGACCTCGACTCGGTCCTGCGCAAGATGCGGGAGAACGAGGAGCGGATGTCCAACGGCCAGGGCGCCACCCGCGAGAAGGCGATGCGGAAGTACGAGCGCCTGGAGACCGAGTTCCTCACCAAGGGCGGGTACGCCGCCGAGGCCGAGGCCGCCACCATCGCCGCCGCGCTGGGCCTGCCCGACCGGGTGCTCGGCCAGCCCCTCCACACCCTCTCCGGTGGTCAGCGCCGCCGGATCGAGCTCGCCCGCATCCTGTTCTCCGACGCGGACACCCTGCTCCTCGACGAGCCCACCAACCACCTGGACGCCGACTCCATCGTCTGGCTGCGCGACTACCTCAAGAGCTACCGCGGCGGTTTCATCGTGATCTCCCACGATGTCGAGCTGGTCGAGACGGTCGTCAACAAGGTCTTCTACCTGGACGCCAACCGCGCCCAGATCGACGTCTACAACATGGGCTGGAAGCTCTACCAGCAGCAGCGCGAGTCGGACGAGAAGCGCCGCAAGCGCGAGCGGGCCAACGCCGAGAAGAAGGCCGCGACCCTGAACTCGCAGGCCGACAAGATGCGCGCGAAGGCCACCAAGACCGTCGCCGCGCAGAACATGGCCCGCCGCGCCGAGCGGCTCCTGTCGGGTCTGGAGCAGGTGCGCCAGTCCGACAAGGTCGCCAAGCTCCGCTTCCCCGAGCCCGCGCCCTGCGGCAAGACCCCGCTGACGGCGGAGGGCCTGTCCAAGTCGTACGGCTCGCTGGAGATCTTCACCGACGTCGACCTCGCGATCGACAAGGGCTCCCGGGTGGTCATCCTCGGCCTCAACGGCGCGGGCAAGACCACGCTGCTGCGGCTGCTGGCGGGGGTCGAGAAGCCCGACACCGGATCGGTCACCCCGGGCCACGGCCTGAAGCTCGGGTACTACGCGCAGGAGCACGAGACCCTGGACCCCGAGCGGTCCGTCCTGGAGAACATGCGCTCCTCCGCGCCCGACCTGGACCTGGTCGAGGTCCGCAAGACGCTCGGCTCGTTCCTGTTCTCCGGGGACGACGTCGACAAGCCCGCCGGGGTCCTGTCCGGCGGCGAGAAGACCCGTCTCGCGCTGGCCACGCTGGTCGTCTCCGCGGCCAACGTGCTGCTGCTCGACGAGCCGACGAACAACCTCGACCCGGCCAGCCGCGAGGAGATCCTCGGGGCGCTGCGTACGTACAAGGGCGCCGTCATCCTCGTCACGCACGACGAGGGCGCGGTGCACGCGCTGGAGCCGGAGCGGATCATCCTGCTGCCCGACGGGGTCGAGGACCTCTGGGGCGCCGACTACGCGGACCTCGTGGCGCTCGCCTGAGCCTCCCGAGCCCCGCGTCCCCGTGGGTCGCGGCCGCCGTCCGGGGGCCGCGACCGGTGATCCGCCGCCGGTGATCCACTGCCGATGGATCATTCGGCTCAGCGGTGATCCTTCATCTGAGTGAGACGGTCTCGTACTCCGGCGCGTCATGGGACGGACCGGACCGTACGCGCTCCCCCTCCTGGCCATTTTCCGACACCACCGCCCTGACCTGCGCCTTCGGTTAAAGAGCAGGTCAAGTGCGGCCGTCCGGGCGTCCGGAAATCACCTGGAATTCCGCAATCCGGACGCGCTCGGAGCGGGAAGCGCGCCGAAGCTCGTCGCACGGACCTTGCCGAATGGGTGGCCAGGACGGCGCCGAGGGGTGATCATGAGAAGTCCAGAGCGCACTTCCCACGAGGAGGCACGGGTGGCCGAGACTCTGAAGAAGGGCAGCCGGGTGACCGGCGCCGCGCGCGACAAGCTCGCGGCAGACCTGAAGAAGAAGTACGACAACGGTGCGAGCATCCGGGCACTGGCCGAAGAAACGGGCCGTTCCTACGGATTCGTCCACCGGATGCTCAGCGAGTCCGGAGTCACGCTCCGGGGACGCGGTGGAGCGACGCGAGGCAAGAAGGCCGCTGCGGCCTGACGACCGAGCGTGGCTCCTCCCGGCCGCCGGTTCGGCGGTGCCCACCCGGCCGACCTCCGTGTCGGCCTGGTGGTTACTGTGCAGTCACTTAGCTCGAACGGCTGACTGCCCGAACCGGAGGCGCCCCCATGACTTCGCTTGATCCAGTACACGACAAGGACGGCGTACGGCTCACCGTCGAGGACGCGGTCGCCACGGTGACACTGACCAATCCGGCCAAGCGCAACGCTCAGTCTCCCGCTCTGTGGCGGGCGTTGTCGGAGGCCGGGAGGTCGTTGCCGGGCAGTGTGCGGGTTGTCGTCCTGCGCGGCGAGGGTCTCTCCTTCTCCGCCGGGCTCGACCGGCAGGCGTTCACCCCCGAGGGGTTCGACGGGGAGCCTACTTTCCTCGATCTCGCGCGCGAGTCCGACGAGGCTCTCGACGCGGCGATCGCCGGGTACCAGGAAGGATTCACCTGGCTGCGGCGCAACGACATCGTGTCGATCGCTGCGGTCCAGGGGCATGCCATCGGGGCGGGCTTCCAGCTCGCCCTGGCGTGTGACCTGCGGGTGGTGACGCCCGACGTCCAGTTCGCCATGCGCGAGACCGGCCTCGGCATCGTCCCCGACCTCACCGGCACCCATCCGCTGGTGGGGCTGGTGGGCTACGCCCGCGCGCTGGAGATCTGCGCGACGGGCCGCTTCGTCCAGGCGGCGGAGGCCGAGCGCACCGGGCTCGCCAACCTGGTGGTCGACGCGGACGAGCTGGACGCCTCGGTGAAGGACCTGGCCGCCGCACTGCTGGCCGCGCCGCGCGACGCGGTGATCGAGACGAAGGCGCTGCTGGCGGGCGCCGCGGGCCGCACCTTCGACGAACAGCGCGCCGCCGAGCGCGCGTCCCAGGCACGCCGCCTCCGCGACCTGGCGGGCCTCGCCGACTGACGCGCGGCCCCGCGCCCCGGAGCATCCCCGTCGGGAGCGCGCGCGGGCGCGGGCGAAGGATCCGGGGCGCGGGTACGGCCTGCGGCGTGCGCGCCGCAGGCCGTACCCGCCCCTTCGGTACGAGCTCGTACGTGACCCCCGCGGCGCCCTACGCGCGCCCCGCGCCCGGCTCCGCGCCCTCCCGTACCGCCTCCACCGCCGTCACCAGCACCGTCACCGGCGGTGTCCCCGTCGCGGCCACCGCGTCCCGGACCGCCCGGGCCACCGTCGGCGCGTGGTGGCCCGGGGCCGTCGCCACCTCCACGCGTACCTGGTTCCAGGTGACGGTCACCGCCGCGCCCAGCGTTCCGGTCAGGTACGCGACCCCCGGCACCCCCGCCGCCGCCCAGGCCGCCTCGCCCTTCGCCACCGCCGCCCGTCCCCCGACCGGCCCAGTGGCCGCCGACTTTCTCCCGGCCCCCGCCCCGGCCCCCGCCCCGGCCCCCGGCTCGCCCGGTCCCGCCTCCGCCCCGCCCGCCCCGTCGCCCGGCTCCACCAGCCCCGTCACCCGCAGGTCGACCTCCGCCACGTCCAGCCCCAGCCGCTCCCGGGCCGCCCCCGCCAGCACCTCACGCACCCGCCGCGCCACCGCCATCAGCGGCTCACCCGTCGTCGCCGTGAACTCCCCGTCGATCCGCAGCGGCCCCGCGACCGCGTCCCCCGG includes these proteins:
- a CDS encoding VOC family protein, which encodes MAGDPSIFPTVLYKDAKAALRTLTEGFGFTEVRVYEGEDGTVLHAELACGNGMVMLGSRGREGVFARALADSGPVGIYVVIEDVDAHHARAVEHGVEILMPPTDQDYGSRDYLARDAEGNVWSFGTYSPSAAPAG
- the abc-f gene encoding ribosomal protection-like ABC-F family protein, which translates into the protein MITATGVELRAGARVLIESASFRIAKGDRIGLVGRNGAGKTTLTKCLAGEGIPAAGTITRSGEVGYLPQDPRTGDLDVLARDRVLSARDLDSVLRKMRENEERMSNGQGATREKAMRKYERLETEFLTKGGYAAEAEAATIAAALGLPDRVLGQPLHTLSGGQRRRIELARILFSDADTLLLDEPTNHLDADSIVWLRDYLKSYRGGFIVISHDVELVETVVNKVFYLDANRAQIDVYNMGWKLYQQQRESDEKRRKRERANAEKKAATLNSQADKMRAKATKTVAAQNMARRAERLLSGLEQVRQSDKVAKLRFPEPAPCGKTPLTAEGLSKSYGSLEIFTDVDLAIDKGSRVVILGLNGAGKTTLLRLLAGVEKPDTGSVTPGHGLKLGYYAQEHETLDPERSVLENMRSSAPDLDLVEVRKTLGSFLFSGDDVDKPAGVLSGGEKTRLALATLVVSAANVLLLDEPTNNLDPASREEILGALRTYKGAVILVTHDEGAVHALEPERIILLPDGVEDLWGADYADLVALA
- a CDS encoding helix-turn-helix domain-containing protein codes for the protein MAETLKKGSRVTGAARDKLAADLKKKYDNGASIRALAEETGRSYGFVHRMLSESGVTLRGRGGATRGKKAAAA
- a CDS encoding enoyl-CoA hydratase/isomerase family protein, whose product is MTSLDPVHDKDGVRLTVEDAVATVTLTNPAKRNAQSPALWRALSEAGRSLPGSVRVVVLRGEGLSFSAGLDRQAFTPEGFDGEPTFLDLARESDEALDAAIAGYQEGFTWLRRNDIVSIAAVQGHAIGAGFQLALACDLRVVTPDVQFAMRETGLGIVPDLTGTHPLVGLVGYARALEICATGRFVQAAEAERTGLANLVVDADELDASVKDLAAALLAAPRDAVIETKALLAGAAGRTFDEQRAAERASQARRLRDLAGLAD